Genomic window (Sediminispirochaeta smaragdinae DSM 11293):
CTCGGAATGCTGAATATAACAAGAGGAATGGCCCTTCAAGTCAGTAATTCGCGGACCTTTTTTGATTTTCCCGCCGGTTTCAACAGTTTTGGGAATATAAATATTGTTGGGCTTCCCATTATTTTCGTAATTGCTCTCCTACTTGTTATTTTGGGGCAGGTAGTACTTACCCGGACTGTTTTTGGCCGCATGCTTATTGCTATTGGGAACAATGAGGAGTCTGTTCGGCTTTCAGGGCATAATACCGCGTTGTACAAGGTACTTGCCTTTGTCATTTGTGGCGCAAGTGTCGGTATTGCCGCGATTATGTATATGCTGCGTCTTAATATAGCCAGTCCTATTTTAGGGGTGGGCTTCGAGCTGAATGCTATTGCGGCCGTTGTCATCGGTGGGACCAGTATGAACGGCGGGAAGGGATCGCTTCTCGGGACCTTCCTCGGTGCTTGTATCATGGGTGTGTTGAATAACGGGCTTTTGCTGATCGGACTTGGTGACTTTGCCAGACAGATTGTGACGGGTCTTATCATTATTCTTGCTGTCATTCTTGATCGGTATCGAAACAGTTTTTCTGCAAGGTTAAGGGAGGCATAGAAATAATACCGTTTTCCTTGATACAGGATATACTGGTCGAATGACAAAACAGCTCAAGAGTACTGCCGTTCTTATTTTTCTTATTATCGTGGCCTTGTTTGCAATAGGTCGGGTTCATCTACGGGAAGGCCGACCTCACAGGGTAACCGTGGCACTTGTTATGAAGTCTCTTGCCAATGAGTTTTTTTTGACGATGGAGCAGGGGGCGCGTGATCACCATATGAATAATGCAGAACGTTACGATCTCCTGATCTATGGCATCAAGGATGAGCAGGCGGTAAGCCAGCAGATTCATATTGTCGAACAGCTGATGGCAATTGATGTAGATGCCATCATTATCGCACCTGCCGACTCAAAGGCCTTGGTCCCTGTTTGTCAAAGGGCGATGGCGTCCGGGGTTGCCATAGTCAACATAGACAATAAATTTGATGCGACGGTCATTGCGGAACGCGGCTTGCATGTTCCTTTTGTCGGTCCTGATAATTATCAAGGGGCCAAGGCGGCAGGAGATTATCTTGCCGATCATCTGTCCTCCGGAAACCAGGTTGCCATCATTGAGGGAATCCCTTCTGCCTATAACTCTCAGCAGCGTTGTCTTGGCTTCAGAAAGGCTATGGACGACGCCGGAATAATGATAGTCGATACCAGGCCGGCACTGTGGGAGATGGACAGGGCGTATACTACGGTTATTTCAATCCTTAACGAACATCGGAATGTGCGAGCCCTACTCTGTGCAAACGATAATATGGCTCTTGGAGCTGCAGCAGCGGTAAAGGCTGCTTCAAAAAGAAATTCAATGTACATCATCGGTTTCGATAATATCTCAGCGGTAAATAATGAGTTGAAAAAGGGAGATATTCTTGCCACGGTAGATCAGCATGCTGCTCTGATAGCGGTGAATGGTATTGAGATGGCTCTCAGCATGCTTAATGGTGAGGATGTTGATTTGATATGTACAACACCCGTTGAACTGGTAACTGCCTATGAATAAGTTTGTTGCATTCTTCAAATCGAAATTTCGAAGTATCGCCGGTGAAATTGATAATGTGAGCGGCCTTTTGTTGGCACTTTGTGCCCTCATTTTGTTTTTTTCCCTGCGTAGCGACCATTTTCTTTCCGAAAAAACTTTGGCCACGATTGCCAATCAAATTCCCGTGCAAATGGTACTTGCGGTAGGTATGACCTATGTACTTATCATCGCCGGGATAGATCTTTCTATCGGATCGGTTTTGGCCCTGTGCAGTACAGTACTCAGTCTCTTACTCATACGCTTTCATATGCCGCTACCGGTTGCACTCCTTTTGACGACTCTGACGGGCATCTGTGCCGGTTTTATCAACGGTCTTCTTTCTGCCTGGCTCTCGATACCAAGCTTTATCGTTACTCTTGGTATGATGGAAATTGCACGGGGCCTTGCCTATATCCT
Coding sequences:
- a CDS encoding ABC transporter permease, which translates into the protein MKFKANMNYLLSEGGIGIILVLLFLIFAVTTPHFASFQNISNIFTQISINTIISVGMTFVILLGGIDLSVGSLLALCSVAAGMVMSNGELSPGFSIFSAVFLSIVIGMFFGLANGAISEKWKIHSFIVTLGMLNITRGMALQVSNSRTFFDFPAGFNSFGNINIVGLPIIFVIALLLVILGQVVLTRTVFGRMLIAIGNNEESVRLSGHNTALYKVLAFVICGASVGIAAIMYMLRLNIASPILGVGFELNAIAAVVIGGTSMNGGKGSLLGTFLGACIMGVLNNGLLLIGLGDFARQIVTGLIIILAVILDRYRNSFSARLREA
- a CDS encoding sugar ABC transporter substrate-binding protein, whose translation is MTKQLKSTAVLIFLIIVALFAIGRVHLREGRPHRVTVALVMKSLANEFFLTMEQGARDHHMNNAERYDLLIYGIKDEQAVSQQIHIVEQLMAIDVDAIIIAPADSKALVPVCQRAMASGVAIVNIDNKFDATVIAERGLHVPFVGPDNYQGAKAAGDYLADHLSSGNQVAIIEGIPSAYNSQQRCLGFRKAMDDAGIMIVDTRPALWEMDRAYTTVISILNEHRNVRALLCANDNMALGAAAAVKAASKRNSMYIIGFDNISAVNNELKKGDILATVDQHAALIAVNGIEMALSMLNGEDVDLICTTPVELVTAYE